The window tttacccctaaaccttctttccttccccctttccttctttccttccccctttccttctttccttccccctttccttctttccttccccctttccttctccttccccttccttctccttccccttccttctccttccccttctccttcttctttcccttcccttccccttttccttcccttacctattcctttccttccttcacctccttccttctccttccttctccttctcatttccttctcttcccttcccttctctttccttcccttctctttcctttcctttcctttcctttcctttcctttcctttcctttcctttcctttcctttcctttcctttcctttcctttccttccctttccttccttccctgtcccctttcctttcctttcctttcctttcctttcctttccttccctttccttccttccctgtcccctttccttccctttccttccacctccttcactcccttttcttttccttccccttttccttccttccccttttccttctttccttccccttccttcattccctttccttcattcccttttcctttccccttccttcctctttcattccctttccctttccttctctttccttcttattccctttgcctttccttttccattaataatgtatcaGATTAATAGTGCATTAAATTACTCAATTATTGAAATATTGAACTATTGAATTATTACTTACCTGATTGGTCTTGGGATAACTTCTCAAATTCCTCCATTATTGTCTTCGTTAAATCAGGGGAGATGGGACCGCCAGTACTGCCAGTAACGGCATTATTGGCATTCTGTATTGCTGATGAGAGTGCTTCCGTTAATTTGTTCTCTGGGATTGTGTAGGAGTCATTTACTAGGATGTCTTCCATGGTAGATGATGGAGCACCACCACTACTTTGAGTGCTGTCCCCCAACGTGAATTTAACCAAACTTCCTTTATTCTGCTGTAAATTGTCTTTCCTCGCTGCCTCGTGCTCCGATGTTCCCGCCTGCGCCGTCTGCTTGCAGACCGTGGGCCAACTTCCCCACGGCACCCTTATCCTCCAGCCgtccttactcttcctttttgtttccGTCCACTGCTTTATTCTACCCTGGAGAAGTGCTTTACCAAAAATTAAATCCCTCTTGGTAacttttttacatatatccAAGTTCCCTGTATGCCCGTGCTTCAGGTGCTCCTTCAACTTCCCCTCCATTTCGGTCGACACTTTCTCTTCAACCCTCCTTATGACTTCATTCAAGTAACAATGGTCACCATAAATTTCAGAGAGGGCGAGCATACCAACAATGCAACGTGCATAAGCTCTATCATTGTTGAGTTCCGTAATTTGTGCTTTCTCATCATGTGCACTCGTACCCCCACctcccttcttcttctccactCCAttcatgaaatattttatttctaatataGCTTGGCATAATACTTTCCTATATTGGGGCTCCAGTCCTTGTCCTTGCCAATCTTTCCCTCCgtcctccttccccttgtcGCAGAGGTCACGTACTTCATTGGATTCCGGCCTTGTCAGCCAACTGCCCAATGCGCCAAATTCATCTTCCAAgttcttcttcatattttcctaCATAAGAACAGATGGGAGAACGGAACatgtaaataaatatacacatatgtatatgtaagtatatgtatatgtatatgtatatatgtgtatacgtatatatatgtatatatgtatgtatgggTCCGACTTACCATAACACTATCCGCCCCTACAGGATCCGTTCCACCCCCATGTGCCGCCTGCGCCGTCCTGATACGCTCCTGCAGCCATTTTTCTAAGAATCCACTACTTGCTGTCGTCATCTTGCATATTACaattcatatatatgtatatgtatattatatatatatattatttatagaattaaaacaaaggaaaaaaaaagaaaaaaaaaaaaaagaaagagaaaagaaagaagcagaagtattcttctttcttttttccttcttttctttcttccttaaaaccttcttttcttcctttcttcttctttttccttctttcttcttttctattccttcctttctttcttccttctttactcttccttcttttcttccttcctttcttcttctcttccttccttactttcattactcttccttcttttcttcttctttaatttccttctttccttcctttcttctttcccttcttcaaatcttccttcttctttcttttctcccttaaaacttccttcttctttctcctttaagaaactttcttcttcttccccttaaaacttccttctatTTCTctcttaaaccttcttttcttctcattcaatCTTCCCCATTAGTCCTTTATGTTCTCCCTAtatcccttccttcttttcttctctctttttccttctttttttcttctttctttcttttcttccttaaagattttttttttcttttatccttccttccttctttcctttcctcttttcttctttttttttcttcttttctttcttcttctcttcctcctttttcttctatttcttctcttcctctctttcttttgaatccttttttcttttcctttcttcattattcttctttcattactcttccttcttttactcttccttctttactcttccttcattcttttcttcctttacttctctcttcttccctAAAccactcctttttcttccttccttaaacattccttctttactcttccttccttaaaccactctttttcttccttctttactcatccttctttactcttccttcttttactcatccttctttaaaccttcctttttcttcttcgttccttaaaccttccttactgttccttccttaaaccactctttttcttccttccttaaaccttccttctttattcttccttccttaaaccactccttttcttccttccttaaaccttcttctttttcttccttccttaaaccttccttactcttcctgaacaattctttttcttccttccttaaaacattctttactcttccttcattactcttccttcttttactcttcttcttcctccagaatcatccccttccttcttttcttccttccttaaaccttctctttttcttccttccttaaaccttctctttttcttccttccttaaaccattctttttcttccttccttaaaccttcttctttttcttccttaaaccaccctttttcttccttctttttcttccttctttttcttccttcttcttctcctttcctacatcctttttcttcctccagaatcatccccttccttcttttcttgaaccttccttccttttttccctcattcATTCAatccttcattcattcattccttattcctcattccttatacacattccttctccacatcccttccctgctcatccttccttccccaccttccttaaagacctttctattccttccttaaaccactcttcttttcctgcctcctttcctaaaagacttttctattccttccttaaaccactcttctttttctgcctcctttcctaaaagacattttttcctttctacttttccttctatgcTTTGCTTCGTTTCaacattcttttcctttctccctcTAAGTAACATAGACGTAGAGtgtcgggttccgggttccgggttccgggttccgggttccgggttccgggtttagggttttttgggttccgggtttttgggttccgggtttttgggttccgggttttgggttttgggtttagggtttagggtttagggttcagggtttagggttcagggtttagggttcagggttcagggtttagggttcagggtttagggttcagggttcagggtttagggtttagggttcagggtttagggttcagggtttagggtttagggttcagggttcagggtttagggttcagggtttagggttcagggttcagggtttcagggttttagggttcagggttcagggtttagggttcagggtttagggttcagggtttagggttcatggtttagggtttaggtttagggtttagggttcagggtttagggtttagggttca is drawn from Plasmodium knowlesi strain H genome assembly, contig: PKNH_00_26, whole genome shotgun sequence and contains these coding sequences:
- a CDS encoding SICAvar, type I (fragment); its protein translation is MTTASSGFLEKWLQERIRTAQAAHGGGTDPVGADSVMENMKKNLEDEFGALGSWLTRPESNEVRDLCDKGKEDGGKDWQGQGLEPQYRKVLCQAILEIKYFMNGVEKKKGGGGTSAHDEKAQITELNNDRAYARCIVGMLALSEIYGDHCYLNEVIRRVEEKVSTEMEGKLKEHLKHGHTGNLDICKKVTKRDLIFGKALLQGRIKQWTETKRKSKDGWRIRVPWGSWPTVCKQTAQAGTSEHEAARKDNLQQNKGSLVKFTLGDSTQSSGGAPSSTMEDILVNDSYTIPENKLTEALSSAIQNANNAVTGSTGGPISPDLTKTIMEEFEKLSQDQSG